In one Andrena cerasifolii isolate SP2316 chromosome 2, iyAndCera1_principal, whole genome shotgun sequence genomic region, the following are encoded:
- the LOC143366460 gene encoding uncharacterized protein LOC143366460 isoform X3, translating to MQNLPYRGYKFISYFLYRSRTSVAHEFRQQCQHSDAKLRLYYNKPTKVTIVDTCTQTESETRAALPKKPVSDEDYFVKEEMQATVNSQEFVQSNSYPRDESSLSASQIDMQSEKLFICSIGFEGAKEIEKEPCAVENNIHQTSLTQGSSSDISETIEMQIKPEESQAIDRNAEDNEKKQEEEYLSETILTETIVEEEERVPQKRTSARKLKSVPHKTYSEDEIDDNYYDPSSDSQDSRESKFKCKICLKRYSTQKGLKKHSLVHEKKYKCDVCLKMFYKQENMKNHKKIHTSKPLACKLCHACFSKPQSFARHLKSHTEKLNNMIKQINTDEQKDNKELRKETKPDEDTDDESGTVNEVDEFENAPELYKCDICSQYCSSLKNLKRHALVHGDKKYSCTVCKKWFFRPDTLKKHAEKHGHGLLDNLVDDNKFFDSDDDSFPNTTTNTSQESESIKKEESDEDGSGEYKCQHCDKIMATKKGLRRHVAMHKPKAEPVTCEICRKVCASQARLVLHQRTHKPKEKVPREYLCHICSKVYPSNSSLTYHMRTHTGVKPHVCKTCNSGFTTTTSLANHIRIHTGDKPFVCHVCSAAFAVSSAFRRHLTRHTGEANYLCKTCGKAFKRLSTLKEHTYTHSGEKPYVCKTCGAAYSHSGSLFAHQKRCRAQYGEMVVDDHHHQVAHHIHVNNVQSAVRSLAVIGQMF from the exons ATGCAGAATTTGCCTTACAGAGGGTACAAATTTATCTCCTATTTTTTGTACCGATCAAGAA CGAGCGTTGCTCATGAATTTAGGCAACAGTGTCAACACTCTGATGCCAAATTACGACTGTACTATAATAAACCAACAAAGGTTACGATCGTg GATACGTGCACGCAGACAGAATCAGAAACAAGAGCAGCTTTACCAAAAAAGCCAGTCAGCGACGAAGACTATTTTGTAAAAGAAGAGATGCAAGCGACGGTGAACTCTCAAGAGTTCGTGCAAAGTAATTCGTATCCGAGAGACGAGTCTAGCTTAAGCGCTAGTCAGATCGATATGCAGAGCGAAAAGCTTTTCATATGTTCCATTGGGTTCGAAGGAGCTAAGGAAATTGAGAAAGAACCTTGCGCCGTAGAGAATAATATTCATCAGACTTCTCTTACTCAAGGAAGTAGCAGCGATATCTCTGAGACTATAGAGATGCAAATTAAGCCCGAAGAAAGTCAAGCTATCGATCGAAATGCGGAAGataatgagaagaaacaagaagaaGAGTATCTCAGCGAAACCATATTAACCGAAACTAtcgtggaagaagaagaaagagttCCACAGAAACGCACATCTGCTAGGAAACTAAAGTCAGTGCCTCATAAAACTTACAGCGAAGATGAAATCGATGATAATTATTACGATCCTAGTAGCGATAGTCAGGATTCCAGGGAATcgaaatttaaatgtaaaatatgtttaaagCGTTATAGTACACAGAAAGGCTTAAAGAAGCATTCCCTTGTTCACGAAAAGAAGTATAAATGCGATGTCTGCttgaaaatgttttacaaacaagagaacatgaagaaTCATAAAAAGATACACACGTCCAAACCTCTCGCTTGTAAATTGTGTCACGCTTGCTTTTCTAAGCCTCAAAGCTTTGCGCGCCATTTAAAGTCCCATACAGAGAAGCTGAACAATATGATCAAGCAGATTAACACGGACGAACAGAAGGATAACAAAGAGCTGAGGAAGGAAACTAAACCTGACGAAGATACAGATGACGAGAGCGGTACTGTAAATGAAGTGGACGAATTCGAAAATGCACCTGAATTGTACAAATGTGATATTTGTAGTCAGTACTGTTCTTccttaaaaaatctaaaaagacaCGCTCTCGTGCACGGAGACAAAAAATATTCCTGTACTGTATGTAAGAAATGGTTCTTCAGACCGGACACATTAAAGAAACACGCGGAAAAGCATGGCCACGGATTGTTAGATAATTTAGTAGACGACAACAAGTTCTTTGACTCCGACGACGACTCTTTCCCGAATACCACGACTAATACTTCGCAGGAGAGTGAAAGTATTAAAAAGGAGGAAAGCGACGAAGACGGTTCTGGCGAATACAAATGTCAGCATTGTGATAAAATCATGGCTACGAAGAAAGGCCTTAGACGTCACGTAGCGATGCATAAGCCTAAAGCTGAACCAGTTACTTGCGAGATTTGTCGGAAAGTCTGCGCTAGTCAAGCCCGTCTCGTTCTCCATCAAAGAACACACAAGCCGAAAGAAAAGGTTCCAAGGGAATACTTGTGTCATATTTGTAGTAAAGTGTATCCGAGTAATTCTTCCCTCACATATCACATGAGAACTCATACCGGCGTTAAGCCGCACGTGTGTAAAACTTGCAACAGTGGGTTCACGACAACGACCAGTTTGGCGAACCACATTAGGATCCACACGGGCGACAAGCCATTCGTCTGCCACGTATGTAGCGCAGCGTTCGCTGTAAGCTCAGCTTTCAGGCGGCACTTAACTCGACATACGGGTGAAGCTAATTATCTTTGTAAGACGTGCGGTAAAGCATTCAAACGACTTAGTACTTTAAAAGAACATACTTACACTCATTCTGGGGAGAAACCATATGTATGTAAAACGTGCGGAGCTGCGTATAGTCACAGCGGAAGTTTATTCGCACATCAAAAGCGTTGTAGAGCTCAATATGGTGAAATGGTCGTAGATGACCATCACCATCAGGTGGCTCACCACATTCATGTGAATAATGTACAATCTGCAGTGCGGTCACTTGCTGTGATAGGACAAATGTTTTAA
- the LOC143366460 gene encoding uncharacterized protein LOC143366460 isoform X1 yields MTGYFDLPLNMERICRICLTEGTNLSPIFCTDQEVSDFSSLPQKIQVCGSIEIHEQDGLPSLICDLCIYKASVAHEFRQQCQHSDAKLRLYYNKPTKVTIVDTCTQTESETRAALPKKPVSDEDYFVKEEMQATVNSQEFVQSNSYPRDESSLSASQIDMQSEKLFICSIGFEGAKEIEKEPCAVENNIHQTSLTQGSSSDISETIEMQIKPEESQAIDRNAEDNEKKQEEEYLSETILTETIVEEEERVPQKRTSARKLKSVPHKTYSEDEIDDNYYDPSSDSQDSRESKFKCKICLKRYSTQKGLKKHSLVHEKKYKCDVCLKMFYKQENMKNHKKIHTSKPLACKLCHACFSKPQSFARHLKSHTEKLNNMIKQINTDEQKDNKELRKETKPDEDTDDESGTVNEVDEFENAPELYKCDICSQYCSSLKNLKRHALVHGDKKYSCTVCKKWFFRPDTLKKHAEKHGHGLLDNLVDDNKFFDSDDDSFPNTTTNTSQESESIKKEESDEDGSGEYKCQHCDKIMATKKGLRRHVAMHKPKAEPVTCEICRKVCASQARLVLHQRTHKPKEKVPREYLCHICSKVYPSNSSLTYHMRTHTGVKPHVCKTCNSGFTTTTSLANHIRIHTGDKPFVCHVCSAAFAVSSAFRRHLTRHTGEANYLCKTCGKAFKRLSTLKEHTYTHSGEKPYVCKTCGAAYSHSGSLFAHQKRCRAQYGEMVVDDHHHQVAHHIHVNNVQSAVRSLAVIGQMF; encoded by the exons ATGACAGGATACTTTGATTTGCCACTTAATATGGAAAGAATATGCAGAATTTGCCTTACAGAGGGTACAAATTTATCTCCTATTTTTTGTACCGATCAAGAAGTAAGCGACTTTTCGAGTCTTCCACAAAAAATACAAGTATGCGGATCAATAGAAATTCATGAACAAGATGGATTACCTTCATTAATTTGTGATCTTTGCATTTATAAAGCGAGCGTTGCTCATGAATTTAGGCAACAGTGTCAACACTCTGATGCCAAATTACGACTGTACTATAATAAACCAACAAAGGTTACGATCGTg GATACGTGCACGCAGACAGAATCAGAAACAAGAGCAGCTTTACCAAAAAAGCCAGTCAGCGACGAAGACTATTTTGTAAAAGAAGAGATGCAAGCGACGGTGAACTCTCAAGAGTTCGTGCAAAGTAATTCGTATCCGAGAGACGAGTCTAGCTTAAGCGCTAGTCAGATCGATATGCAGAGCGAAAAGCTTTTCATATGTTCCATTGGGTTCGAAGGAGCTAAGGAAATTGAGAAAGAACCTTGCGCCGTAGAGAATAATATTCATCAGACTTCTCTTACTCAAGGAAGTAGCAGCGATATCTCTGAGACTATAGAGATGCAAATTAAGCCCGAAGAAAGTCAAGCTATCGATCGAAATGCGGAAGataatgagaagaaacaagaagaaGAGTATCTCAGCGAAACCATATTAACCGAAACTAtcgtggaagaagaagaaagagttCCACAGAAACGCACATCTGCTAGGAAACTAAAGTCAGTGCCTCATAAAACTTACAGCGAAGATGAAATCGATGATAATTATTACGATCCTAGTAGCGATAGTCAGGATTCCAGGGAATcgaaatttaaatgtaaaatatgtttaaagCGTTATAGTACACAGAAAGGCTTAAAGAAGCATTCCCTTGTTCACGAAAAGAAGTATAAATGCGATGTCTGCttgaaaatgttttacaaacaagagaacatgaagaaTCATAAAAAGATACACACGTCCAAACCTCTCGCTTGTAAATTGTGTCACGCTTGCTTTTCTAAGCCTCAAAGCTTTGCGCGCCATTTAAAGTCCCATACAGAGAAGCTGAACAATATGATCAAGCAGATTAACACGGACGAACAGAAGGATAACAAAGAGCTGAGGAAGGAAACTAAACCTGACGAAGATACAGATGACGAGAGCGGTACTGTAAATGAAGTGGACGAATTCGAAAATGCACCTGAATTGTACAAATGTGATATTTGTAGTCAGTACTGTTCTTccttaaaaaatctaaaaagacaCGCTCTCGTGCACGGAGACAAAAAATATTCCTGTACTGTATGTAAGAAATGGTTCTTCAGACCGGACACATTAAAGAAACACGCGGAAAAGCATGGCCACGGATTGTTAGATAATTTAGTAGACGACAACAAGTTCTTTGACTCCGACGACGACTCTTTCCCGAATACCACGACTAATACTTCGCAGGAGAGTGAAAGTATTAAAAAGGAGGAAAGCGACGAAGACGGTTCTGGCGAATACAAATGTCAGCATTGTGATAAAATCATGGCTACGAAGAAAGGCCTTAGACGTCACGTAGCGATGCATAAGCCTAAAGCTGAACCAGTTACTTGCGAGATTTGTCGGAAAGTCTGCGCTAGTCAAGCCCGTCTCGTTCTCCATCAAAGAACACACAAGCCGAAAGAAAAGGTTCCAAGGGAATACTTGTGTCATATTTGTAGTAAAGTGTATCCGAGTAATTCTTCCCTCACATATCACATGAGAACTCATACCGGCGTTAAGCCGCACGTGTGTAAAACTTGCAACAGTGGGTTCACGACAACGACCAGTTTGGCGAACCACATTAGGATCCACACGGGCGACAAGCCATTCGTCTGCCACGTATGTAGCGCAGCGTTCGCTGTAAGCTCAGCTTTCAGGCGGCACTTAACTCGACATACGGGTGAAGCTAATTATCTTTGTAAGACGTGCGGTAAAGCATTCAAACGACTTAGTACTTTAAAAGAACATACTTACACTCATTCTGGGGAGAAACCATATGTATGTAAAACGTGCGGAGCTGCGTATAGTCACAGCGGAAGTTTATTCGCACATCAAAAGCGTTGTAGAGCTCAATATGGTGAAATGGTCGTAGATGACCATCACCATCAGGTGGCTCACCACATTCATGTGAATAATGTACAATCTGCAGTGCGGTCACTTGCTGTGATAGGACAAATGTTTTAA
- the Garnet gene encoding adaptor-related protein complex 3, delta 1 subunit-like garnet: MALRKVKGNFERMFDKNLTDLVRGIRNNKENEAKYIAQCIEEIKQELRQDNVAVKANAVAKLTYLQMLGYDISWAGFNIIEVMSSAKFTYKRIGYLAASQSFHADTELLMLTTNMIRKDLNSQNQYDAGLALSGLSCFISSDLARDLVNDIMTLLTCTKPYLRKKAVLMMYKVFLRFPEALRPAFPRLKEKLEDPDSGVQSAAVNVVCELARKNPKNYLSLAPVFFKLMTTSTNNWMLIKIIKLFGALTPLEPRLGKKLIEPLTNLIHSTSAMSLLYECINTVIAVLISISSGMPNHSDSIQLCVQKLRILIEDTDQNLKYLGLLAMSKILKTHPKSVQAHKDLIMQCLDDKDESIRLRALDLLYGMVSKKNLMEIVKKLMVHMDKAEGTAYRDELLSKIIQICSQNNYQFVTCFEWYISVLVELTRMEGTKHGPLVATQLLDVAIRVQAIRKYAVQQCALLLKKSYLLLTGKPRSTMSEVLYAAAWICGEFSSELEDPLVTLQSMLRSQASSLPGHIQAVYVHNILKLATATLCKAEQDGDTESMNEIYELNQSIAALARSGDLEVQERSSSALVLLECLKENPGLARELMETFEGELNPVAPKAQRKVPIPEDLDLDSWINDPPSESSDSEDLDMNDIFVKTEKMGDSYSKREFNEPSAEELQKRREARKLEQENNPHYLKGTFKNSTSYHNSSNIYEEFENIPVVALDIPVSLKITNNHKRYKGHGKRKKKSKKNKKSASEDEQDDDFPIQVVNTGIGELPPGAELSDSDDYDQVDVNDPHRALNIDLDMPLREDERLPVLEHRVVENNLVQENVESKGKKKEKGHKKSKKKVKEVREKQHDNQLELTNMWLENNMSPEKIQLAVTSEYTEVFGEENSQRRDAKRKKSKNQEKHKKADDDLKYRKSKKTKSKKEKKSSDYEETGGISTPSKEILPDLRYNFMNSEDNTSLVQPVTSYEELAKNKVLSITYELKQISDETNKLVASILITNNSQKLVKELVFDVPDTPALRLMRNLGDEFGIKLPFQLPPQANKETQFTILVSDVTFAQRLRGTLTYMLENKESTLQEKLDFTMHLTCSKFMVGHLSHKDILTELLKSGQLVYKVRKEVVLSQDFDTILNLICCKCNLTLVEQINDTASLYGHSLKGHHVCLLLKYNKSSDNLIIEGKGDNNTLLSGIGEEILRILT, from the exons ATGGCTCTCCGTAAAGTAAAGGGAAATTTCGAACGTATGTTCGACAAAAATCTGACGGATTTGGTGCGCGGAATTAGGAACAACAAAGAAAATGAG GCAAAGTACATTGCACAGTGCATAGAAGAAATTAAGCAAGAATTGAGACAGGACAATGTTGCGGTTAAAGCGAATGCCGTAGCCAAGCTAACATAT CTTCAAATGTTGGGATATGATATTAGCTGGGCTGGTTTCAACATAATCGAGGTGATGTCGTCCGCAAAATTTACGTACAAACGGATTGGTTATTTGGCAGCGAGCCAAAGTTTCCACGCAGATACCGAA CTTTTGATGTTAACTACCAATATGATCCGCAAAGACCTAAACAGCCAAAACCAGTATGACGCTGGGTTAGCTTTGAGCGGTCTGTCTTGCTTCATAAGCTCGGATCTTGCACGTGACTTGGTTAATGACATAATGACGCTACTAACATGTACAAAGCCATATCTGCGCAAGAAAGCTGTGCTGATGATGTACAAAGTTTTCTTGCGATTTCCAGAGGCTTTACGGCCTGCTTTCCCTAGATTGAAAGAGAAATTGGAAGATCCAGATAGCGGCGTGCAAAGTGCCGCTGTTAACGTAGTCTGTGAATTAGCGAGGAAGAATCCGAAGAACTATTTAAGTTTGGCGCCTGTGTTTTTCAAACTCATGACAACTTCTACCAATAATTGGATGCTAATAAAGATTATTAAACTG TTTGGCGCATTGACACCTCTAGAACCTAGGCTTggcaaaaaattaatagaaccccttacaaatttaatacacag TACATCTGCGATGTCCCTGCTGTATGAATGTATAAATACAGTAATAGCTGTATTAATTTCCATCTCGTCTGGCATGCCGAATCACTCTGATTCGATACAGTTATGTGTTCAAAAGCTGAGGATACTGATAGAAGATACCGATCAGAATCTGAAGTATTTGGGACTATTAGCAATGTCCAAGATACTAAAGACTCATCCTAAAAGCGTCCAAGCTCACAAAGATCTAATAATGCAATGTTTGGATGACAAAGATGAAAGTATAAGACTGCGTGCCTTGGATTTACTATACGGAATGGTTTCGAAGAAGAATTTAATGGAAATAGTTAAGAAATTAATGGTGCATATGGATAAAGCCGAAGGCACTGCTTATCGAGATGAATTGCTCTCAAAAATCATTCAGATCTGTTCACAGAATAATTATCAATTTGTTACTTGCTTTGAATG GTACATATCTGTATTGGTTGAACTTACACGAATGGAGGGTACCAAACATGGCCCGTTAGTAGCGACTCAATTACTCGATGTAGCCATTCGTGTACAAGCTATACGGAAATATGCAGTTCAACAATGTGCCTTACTGCTGAAGAAATCGTACCTTTTGCTAACAGGCAAACCAAGATCAACAATGTCTGAAGTTTTATACGCCGCTGCATGGATTTGTGGGGAATTCTCCAG tGAACTAGAAGATCCTTTAGTAACGTTACAATCAATGCTGCGATCACAAGCTTCTAGCTTACCAGGACATATTCAAGCTGTTTACGTTCATAATATTCTAAAACTCGCTACAGCAACATTATGTAAGGCTGAACAGGATGGAGACACTGAAAGCATGAATGAG ATTTATGAACTGAATCAGAGCATAGCAGCTCTTGCACGTAGCGGTGACTTAGAGGTCCAAGAAAGATCTAGTTCCGCATTGGTCTTACTTGAATGTCTGAAGGAAAACCCTGGCTTGGCGCGGGAGTTGATGGAAACATTTGAAGGTGAACTCAATCCTGTCGCGCCCAAAGCGCAAAGGAAG GTGCCGATTCCTGAGGATTTGGATTTAGATTCATGGATTAATGATCCACCATCTGAAAGCTCAGATTCCGAAGATTTAGATATGAATGATATTTTCGTTAAGACAGAGAAAATGGGCGACTCTTACTCTAAACGAGAATTCAACGAACCATCCGCAGAAGAGCTTCAAAAGCGTCGTGAGGCCAGAAAACTGGAACAGGAAAACAATCCACATTACCTAAAAGGCACATTCAAGAATTCTACGTCATATCATAACTCGTCGAATATTTACGAAGAGTTTGAAAACATTCCTGTGGTGGCGTTAGATATTCCAGTCTCTTTAAAAATCACCAACAATCACAAGAGGTACAAAGGACATggcaaaaggaagaagaagtctAAGAAAA ATAAGAAGTCTGCTTCGGAAGATGAGCAAGACGATGATTTCCCTATTCAAGTGGTGAACACTGGGATTGGTGAACTTCCACCCGGTGCAGAACTAAGTGATAGCGACGACTATGATCAAGTGGATGTGAACGATCCACACAGAGCTTTAAATATCGATCTAGATATGCCTTTAAGGGAAGATGAAAGGTTACCGGTTTTAGAGCATAGAgttgttgaaaataatttgGTCCAAGAGAACGTTGAAAGTAaagggaagaagaaggaaaag GGACAtaagaaatcgaaaaaaaaagttaaagaagTTAGAGAGAAGCAACATGACAATCAGCTGGAGCTGACTAATATGTGGTTGGAAAATAATATGTCGCCGGAGAAGATTCAGCTTGCTGTTACTAGCGAATATACAGAGGTGTTCGGCGAGGAGAATTCGCAGCGAAGAGACGCTAAACGCAAGAAATCGAAGAACCAGGAGAAGCATAAAAAAGCTGACGACGACTTGAAATATCGAAAATCGAAGAAAACTAAAAGCAAAAAGGAGAAGAAGTCCTCGGACTACGAGGAGACAGGCGGAATCTCAACACCATCGAAAGAAATATTACCAGATCTGAGATATAATTTTATGAACTCGGAGGATAATACAAGTTTGGTGCAGCCAGTGACTTCGTACGAAGAGTTAGCTAAAAATAAAGTGCTTTCTATAACGTACGAATTGAAACAGATCTCTGATGAAACGAACAAATTAGTCGCGTCAATACTCATTACAAATAACAGTCAGAAACTTGTGAAGGAACTAGTTTTCGACGTTCCAGATACACCCGCATTGAGATTAATGAGAAAT CTTGGAGACGAGTTTGGTATAAAGCTGCCATTCCAATTACCTccacaagcgaacaaagaaacgcAATTTACTATTTTAGTGTCGGATGTGACGTTCGCTCAGAGATTGAGAGGCACGCTTACATATATGTTAGAAAACAAAGAAAGTACATTGCAGGAGAAACTTGATTTCACTATGCATCTGACGTGCAGTAAGTTTATGGTTGGTCATCTTTCGCATAAGGACATATTGACGGAATTACTTAAAAGTGGTCAACTCGTATACA
- the LOC143366460 gene encoding uncharacterized protein LOC143366460 isoform X2, with protein sequence MQNLPYRGYKFISYFLYRSRSKRLFESSTKNTTSVAHEFRQQCQHSDAKLRLYYNKPTKVTIVDTCTQTESETRAALPKKPVSDEDYFVKEEMQATVNSQEFVQSNSYPRDESSLSASQIDMQSEKLFICSIGFEGAKEIEKEPCAVENNIHQTSLTQGSSSDISETIEMQIKPEESQAIDRNAEDNEKKQEEEYLSETILTETIVEEEERVPQKRTSARKLKSVPHKTYSEDEIDDNYYDPSSDSQDSRESKFKCKICLKRYSTQKGLKKHSLVHEKKYKCDVCLKMFYKQENMKNHKKIHTSKPLACKLCHACFSKPQSFARHLKSHTEKLNNMIKQINTDEQKDNKELRKETKPDEDTDDESGTVNEVDEFENAPELYKCDICSQYCSSLKNLKRHALVHGDKKYSCTVCKKWFFRPDTLKKHAEKHGHGLLDNLVDDNKFFDSDDDSFPNTTTNTSQESESIKKEESDEDGSGEYKCQHCDKIMATKKGLRRHVAMHKPKAEPVTCEICRKVCASQARLVLHQRTHKPKEKVPREYLCHICSKVYPSNSSLTYHMRTHTGVKPHVCKTCNSGFTTTTSLANHIRIHTGDKPFVCHVCSAAFAVSSAFRRHLTRHTGEANYLCKTCGKAFKRLSTLKEHTYTHSGEKPYVCKTCGAAYSHSGSLFAHQKRCRAQYGEMVVDDHHHQVAHHIHVNNVQSAVRSLAVIGQMF encoded by the exons ATGCAGAATTTGCCTTACAGAGGGTACAAATTTATCTCCTATTTTTTGTACCGATCAAGAAGTAAGCGACTTTTCGAGTCTTCCACAAAAAATACAA CGAGCGTTGCTCATGAATTTAGGCAACAGTGTCAACACTCTGATGCCAAATTACGACTGTACTATAATAAACCAACAAAGGTTACGATCGTg GATACGTGCACGCAGACAGAATCAGAAACAAGAGCAGCTTTACCAAAAAAGCCAGTCAGCGACGAAGACTATTTTGTAAAAGAAGAGATGCAAGCGACGGTGAACTCTCAAGAGTTCGTGCAAAGTAATTCGTATCCGAGAGACGAGTCTAGCTTAAGCGCTAGTCAGATCGATATGCAGAGCGAAAAGCTTTTCATATGTTCCATTGGGTTCGAAGGAGCTAAGGAAATTGAGAAAGAACCTTGCGCCGTAGAGAATAATATTCATCAGACTTCTCTTACTCAAGGAAGTAGCAGCGATATCTCTGAGACTATAGAGATGCAAATTAAGCCCGAAGAAAGTCAAGCTATCGATCGAAATGCGGAAGataatgagaagaaacaagaagaaGAGTATCTCAGCGAAACCATATTAACCGAAACTAtcgtggaagaagaagaaagagttCCACAGAAACGCACATCTGCTAGGAAACTAAAGTCAGTGCCTCATAAAACTTACAGCGAAGATGAAATCGATGATAATTATTACGATCCTAGTAGCGATAGTCAGGATTCCAGGGAATcgaaatttaaatgtaaaatatgtttaaagCGTTATAGTACACAGAAAGGCTTAAAGAAGCATTCCCTTGTTCACGAAAAGAAGTATAAATGCGATGTCTGCttgaaaatgttttacaaacaagagaacatgaagaaTCATAAAAAGATACACACGTCCAAACCTCTCGCTTGTAAATTGTGTCACGCTTGCTTTTCTAAGCCTCAAAGCTTTGCGCGCCATTTAAAGTCCCATACAGAGAAGCTGAACAATATGATCAAGCAGATTAACACGGACGAACAGAAGGATAACAAAGAGCTGAGGAAGGAAACTAAACCTGACGAAGATACAGATGACGAGAGCGGTACTGTAAATGAAGTGGACGAATTCGAAAATGCACCTGAATTGTACAAATGTGATATTTGTAGTCAGTACTGTTCTTccttaaaaaatctaaaaagacaCGCTCTCGTGCACGGAGACAAAAAATATTCCTGTACTGTATGTAAGAAATGGTTCTTCAGACCGGACACATTAAAGAAACACGCGGAAAAGCATGGCCACGGATTGTTAGATAATTTAGTAGACGACAACAAGTTCTTTGACTCCGACGACGACTCTTTCCCGAATACCACGACTAATACTTCGCAGGAGAGTGAAAGTATTAAAAAGGAGGAAAGCGACGAAGACGGTTCTGGCGAATACAAATGTCAGCATTGTGATAAAATCATGGCTACGAAGAAAGGCCTTAGACGTCACGTAGCGATGCATAAGCCTAAAGCTGAACCAGTTACTTGCGAGATTTGTCGGAAAGTCTGCGCTAGTCAAGCCCGTCTCGTTCTCCATCAAAGAACACACAAGCCGAAAGAAAAGGTTCCAAGGGAATACTTGTGTCATATTTGTAGTAAAGTGTATCCGAGTAATTCTTCCCTCACATATCACATGAGAACTCATACCGGCGTTAAGCCGCACGTGTGTAAAACTTGCAACAGTGGGTTCACGACAACGACCAGTTTGGCGAACCACATTAGGATCCACACGGGCGACAAGCCATTCGTCTGCCACGTATGTAGCGCAGCGTTCGCTGTAAGCTCAGCTTTCAGGCGGCACTTAACTCGACATACGGGTGAAGCTAATTATCTTTGTAAGACGTGCGGTAAAGCATTCAAACGACTTAGTACTTTAAAAGAACATACTTACACTCATTCTGGGGAGAAACCATATGTATGTAAAACGTGCGGAGCTGCGTATAGTCACAGCGGAAGTTTATTCGCACATCAAAAGCGTTGTAGAGCTCAATATGGTGAAATGGTCGTAGATGACCATCACCATCAGGTGGCTCACCACATTCATGTGAATAATGTACAATCTGCAGTGCGGTCACTTGCTGTGATAGGACAAATGTTTTAA